Proteins encoded together in one Variovorax paradoxus window:
- a CDS encoding tripartite tricarboxylate transporter substrate binding protein, whose product MQTSSFSSASPGLTRRALGAGALAAFGAAALGRHTTALAAEFPSKPITVILPFPPGGMLDAVVRAMLDAASHEIGQPFILTHRAGAGGVTGTASLTTMGDADGYTLAVMHNTVIRQPHMIKVPWDPRTDFSYVIGMAGLATGIAVAADAPWKNLADLLADAKKRPGEISWGNVGSTSINRIYAERLARAAGVKFNFIPFKGGNEQLTALIGHHLDVSGDPGFGAMAMGGKVRVLATFTEERLKRWPAVPTVKEQGYDLVIQSPFGLVAPKNLDAKISARLQTALRKGMEDPAYQRLLSDFDLAAWPLDAAAFRAYAQAQYTREKQMLDEVGFKPE is encoded by the coding sequence ATGCAGACCTCATCTTTTTCTTCCGCTTCTCCGGGGCTCACACGCCGGGCACTCGGCGCCGGTGCGCTTGCTGCATTCGGCGCGGCGGCACTCGGGCGGCACACAACGGCGCTGGCGGCGGAGTTTCCGTCGAAGCCGATCACCGTCATTCTTCCCTTTCCGCCGGGCGGCATGCTAGACGCGGTGGTGCGCGCCATGCTCGACGCCGCCTCGCATGAAATCGGCCAACCTTTTATCCTGACGCACAGGGCGGGCGCAGGCGGCGTAACCGGCACGGCCAGCCTCACCACCATGGGCGATGCCGACGGCTACACGCTGGCCGTGATGCACAACACCGTCATCCGCCAGCCGCACATGATCAAGGTGCCGTGGGACCCGCGGACCGACTTCAGCTATGTGATCGGCATGGCCGGCCTGGCCACTGGCATTGCCGTGGCGGCCGATGCGCCATGGAAGAACCTTGCAGACCTGCTGGCCGATGCGAAGAAGCGCCCGGGCGAGATCAGCTGGGGCAATGTCGGCAGCACCAGCATCAACCGCATCTATGCCGAGCGGCTGGCGCGCGCGGCGGGCGTCAAGTTCAACTTCATTCCGTTCAAGGGCGGCAACGAACAGCTCACCGCGCTCATCGGCCACCACCTCGACGTGTCGGGCGACCCGGGCTTCGGCGCGATGGCAATGGGCGGCAAGGTGCGCGTGCTGGCCACCTTCACCGAAGAGCGGCTGAAGCGCTGGCCCGCTGTGCCGACCGTGAAGGAGCAAGGCTACGACCTGGTGATCCAGTCGCCGTTCGGGCTGGTGGCGCCGAAGAACCTCGATGCGAAGATTTCCGCCCGCTTGCAGACCGCCCTGCGCAAGGGCATGGAAGACCCGGCCTACCAGCGCCTCTTGAGCGACTTCGATCTTGCGGCCTGGCCTTTGGATGCCGCGGCGTTCCGCGCCTACGCACAGGCCCAGTACACACGCGAGAAGCAGATGCTGGACGAGGTCGGCTTCAAACCCGAATGA